From the Rhodanobacter soli genome, one window contains:
- a CDS encoding DNA polymerase Y family protein, with amino-acid sequence MSLRSLFVDFNSYFASVEQHEEPGLRGRPVGVAPVAAETTSLIAASYEAKAFGVGTGTMVREARRRCPDIQIRVARPERYVAWHHRLMEAINHAIPVGRVGSIDEVACELVGRQRRREVAEEIARQVKHEIALAAPGGAIRCSIGIAPNDFLAKTASDMKKPDGLTVIELADLPHALHRLALRDLCGIGPSMEARLHEAGITSVAQLTAASKLVLRRAWGGIEGECMWGLLRGAWLPSAPTERGSIGHSHVLGPELRTPAGARAVLKKLLVKAAMRMRREEMLGGAMAVRIRFIGHDQRWERDLAFDPTDDSRELLRLLNGMLDSGNRRRPLPGPVNATPLSVSVTLMRLVPRTQSSGSLFASTQDTGRVDAGRIDALVDRINAKFGYNKLYFGSMQLALEHDAAPMRIPFNRVPDTKSENEATHESDASHDPLWLQTMNRFKAIAEGEHRRRERGDRKG; translated from the coding sequence ATGAGCCTGCGCAGCCTGTTCGTCGACTTCAACAGCTACTTCGCCTCGGTCGAGCAGCACGAGGAGCCGGGCCTGCGCGGCCGTCCGGTCGGCGTGGCGCCGGTGGCGGCCGAAACCACCAGCCTGATCGCCGCCAGCTACGAGGCCAAGGCGTTCGGCGTGGGCACCGGCACCATGGTGCGCGAGGCACGGCGGCGCTGCCCCGACATCCAGATCCGCGTCGCGCGGCCGGAACGCTACGTGGCCTGGCATCACCGGCTGATGGAGGCGATCAACCACGCGATTCCGGTAGGCCGGGTCGGCTCGATCGACGAAGTGGCCTGCGAACTGGTCGGCCGCCAGCGTCGGCGCGAGGTCGCCGAGGAAATCGCGCGGCAAGTGAAGCACGAGATCGCGCTGGCCGCGCCCGGCGGCGCGATCCGCTGCTCGATCGGCATCGCGCCGAACGATTTCCTGGCCAAGACCGCCTCGGACATGAAGAAGCCCGACGGCCTCACCGTGATCGAACTGGCCGACCTGCCACATGCACTTCACAGGCTGGCTTTGCGCGACCTGTGCGGCATCGGCCCGTCGATGGAAGCGCGCCTGCACGAAGCCGGCATCACCAGCGTGGCCCAGCTCACCGCCGCCTCGAAGCTGGTGCTGCGCCGCGCCTGGGGCGGCATCGAAGGCGAGTGCATGTGGGGCCTGCTACGTGGCGCCTGGCTGCCCAGCGCGCCCACCGAACGCGGCTCGATCGGCCACTCGCACGTGCTGGGCCCGGAACTGCGCACGCCCGCCGGCGCCCGCGCCGTACTGAAGAAGCTGCTGGTGAAGGCGGCGATGCGCATGCGCCGCGAGGAAATGCTCGGTGGCGCCATGGCCGTACGCATCCGCTTCATCGGCCACGACCAGCGCTGGGAACGCGACCTCGCCTTCGACCCCACCGACGACAGCCGCGAACTGCTGCGCCTGCTCAACGGCATGCTCGACAGCGGCAATCGCCGCCGCCCACTGCCCGGCCCGGTGAACGCCACCCCGCTCTCGGTCAGCGTGACCCTGATGCGCCTGGTGCCACGCACGCAAAGCAGCGGCTCGCTGTTCGCGTCCACGCAAGACACCGGTCGCGTCGACGCCGGCCGTATTGATGCATTGGTCGACCGCATCAACGCGAAGTTCGGCTACAACAAACTCTACTTCGGCAGCATGCAGCTCGCGCTGGAACACGACGCCGCGCCGATGCGCATTCCGTTCAACCGCGTGCCCGATACGAAGAGCGAGAACGAGGCCACGCACGAGAGCGATGCCAGCCACGATCCTTTGTGGCTGCAGACGATGAACCGCTTCAAGGCAATCGCCGAGGGTGAGCATCGGCGGCGGGAGCGTGGTGACCGGAAAGGCTGA
- the rpe gene encoding ribulose-phosphate 3-epimerase, which yields MTKQSPIIAPSILAADFARLGEDTAAALAAGADWVHFDVMDNHYVPNLTIGPMVLQSLRKYGITAPVDVHLMVKPVDRIVPDFAKAGASLISFHPEASEHIDRTLGLIKESGCQAGLVFNPATPLDYLDYVMDKLDLILIMSVNPGFGGQKFIPGALEKLRQARARIDASGRAIRLEIDGGVTAQNIGAIAAAGADTFVAGSAIFHAADYRAEIAAMRKAIG from the coding sequence ATGACCAAGCAATCTCCGATCATCGCCCCATCCATCCTCGCCGCCGATTTCGCGCGGCTCGGCGAGGACACCGCCGCGGCGCTGGCCGCCGGCGCCGATTGGGTGCACTTCGACGTGATGGACAACCATTACGTGCCGAACCTCACGATCGGGCCGATGGTGCTGCAGTCGCTGCGCAAGTACGGCATCACCGCGCCGGTCGACGTGCACCTGATGGTGAAGCCGGTCGACCGCATCGTGCCGGACTTCGCCAAGGCCGGCGCCAGCCTGATCAGCTTCCATCCGGAGGCGAGCGAGCATATCGACCGCACGCTGGGCCTGATCAAGGAATCGGGCTGCCAGGCCGGGCTGGTGTTCAACCCGGCTACGCCGCTGGATTACCTCGACTACGTGATGGACAAGCTCGACCTGATCCTGATCATGTCGGTGAACCCGGGCTTCGGCGGGCAGAAGTTCATCCCCGGTGCGCTGGAGAAACTGCGCCAGGCGCGAGCGCGCATCGACGCGAGCGGCCGCGCGATCCGCCTGGAAATCGACGGCGGCGTCACCGCGCAGAACATCGGCGCGATCGCCGCGGCCGGCGCCGACACCTTCGTGGCCGGCTCGGCAATCTTCCACGCAGCGGACTACCGCGCCGAGATCGCTGCCATGCGCAAGGCGATCGGCTGA
- a CDS encoding DUF962 domain-containing protein, which translates to MRTMQDWLDSYSGDHQNPINQVFHWFCVPPIVWSVIALLWAIPVPAAFARPGAWAVLVMVLAFYWYWRRSHRLAVGLLIVFALLGLLTNLLYGRLGAAQLCYLAVGVFVVAWIGQFIGHKFEGRKPSFLTDLSYLLIGPAWLMAKLLRKLGFKQVT; encoded by the coding sequence ATGCGCACCATGCAGGACTGGCTCGACAGCTACAGCGGCGACCATCAGAACCCGATCAATCAGGTGTTCCACTGGTTCTGCGTGCCGCCGATCGTGTGGTCGGTGATCGCCCTGCTGTGGGCGATTCCGGTACCGGCCGCATTCGCCCGCCCCGGCGCCTGGGCCGTGCTGGTGATGGTGCTGGCGTTCTACTGGTACTGGCGGCGCTCGCACCGGCTGGCGGTCGGTCTGCTGATCGTGTTTGCGCTGCTCGGCCTGCTCACCAACCTTCTGTACGGGCGACTCGGCGCCGCGCAACTGTGCTACCTCGCGGTCGGCGTGTTCGTGGTCGCCTGGATCGGCCAGTTCATCGGGCACAAGTTCGAGGGACGCAAACCCAGCTTCCTCACCGATCTTTCCTACCTGCTGATCGGCCCGGCCTGGCTGATGGCCAAGCTGCTGCGCAAACTGGGATTCAAGCAAGTCACATGA
- a CDS encoding beta-agarase, with translation MKRIVFAGCLSLLALGGCHADAPVASIDLAAPASTAPVTLDHVRRDGAPQAVAGFTLQRYTFEAAAAPTLTVTPARAWSAGDELRVQVQNAMPWAVTLTVDIDGASPDQYLRAQVGLPAGPAQMLVIPLHAASPRAMGMQAAPPMPFDDHGRAILFATTVEGTLDPPAVRTLRFGIPAPQAAQALLLGRVEAVSGQALQQAAYSGIVDRYGQASRARWPEKIDSDAALRAVHANERAALEKAKAAPQGMDAYGGRLDVQSLARTGWFHAQKQGGRWQLVTPDGHAFFSLGVNAVTADGGRSYVEGREFMFRDLPPDSGEWAAFYGRGDNRSGDQGASQGIGYNHGRWFDFYAANLYRVDGKHWLAAWRARTLQRLRAWGFNTIGNWSDDALGQAHRLPYTRSINIAGDYANVASGYDYWGRMPDPFDPRFARAAEQAVTKASAGVRDDPWLLGYFADNELAWAGTGPQGRWGLALGTLAGDTKSPAKQAFIALLRQQYAAPETLAAAWGIALTSWDALNVTGFAAPAPNEAHPAIARDYSAWLRRYADTYFRTVAEAIRRHDPHHLFLGGRFAVNTPEAVAACAEYCDVVSFNVYADLPQHGFDATAMHALDKPVLISEFHFGSDDRGPFGKGVVSVWNEQQRGEAYAKFIAAAASDPNIVGAHWFQYTDQPVTGRLLDGENSHIGLVGITDIPFGGFVEAVRDANLRVRSQ, from the coding sequence ATGAAACGGATCGTCTTCGCCGGTTGCCTGAGCCTGCTCGCATTGGGCGGTTGTCATGCGGATGCGCCGGTGGCGTCGATCGACCTGGCCGCGCCCGCGTCGACGGCGCCTGTCACGCTGGATCACGTGCGCCGCGATGGCGCACCGCAGGCGGTCGCCGGTTTCACCCTGCAGCGCTACACCTTCGAAGCGGCCGCCGCGCCGACGCTGACGGTGACACCGGCGCGTGCATGGTCCGCTGGCGACGAGCTGCGCGTGCAGGTGCAGAACGCGATGCCGTGGGCGGTCACGCTGACCGTCGACATCGACGGCGCGAGCCCGGACCAGTACCTGCGCGCGCAGGTCGGCCTCCCGGCCGGCCCGGCGCAGATGCTGGTGATTCCCCTGCACGCAGCGAGCCCACGCGCCATGGGCATGCAGGCTGCGCCGCCGATGCCGTTCGACGACCACGGCCGGGCCATCCTGTTCGCCACCACGGTGGAAGGCACGCTCGATCCGCCTGCGGTGCGCACGCTGCGGTTCGGCATCCCGGCGCCGCAGGCTGCGCAGGCCCTGCTGCTGGGACGCGTCGAGGCGGTATCCGGCCAGGCCCTGCAGCAAGCTGCCTACAGCGGCATCGTCGACCGTTACGGCCAGGCCAGCCGCGCCCGCTGGCCGGAGAAAATCGATTCCGATGCGGCCTTGCGCGCCGTGCATGCTAACGAACGGGCAGCACTCGAGAAGGCGAAGGCAGCGCCGCAAGGGATGGATGCATACGGCGGACGTCTGGACGTCCAAAGTCTTGCCAGGACCGGCTGGTTCCACGCGCAGAAGCAGGGTGGCCGCTGGCAACTGGTGACACCCGACGGCCACGCGTTCTTCTCGCTCGGCGTCAACGCCGTGACGGCCGACGGCGGGCGCAGCTATGTCGAGGGCCGCGAGTTCATGTTCCGGGACCTGCCGCCGGACAGCGGCGAGTGGGCGGCGTTCTACGGCCGTGGCGACAATCGCAGCGGGGACCAGGGCGCCAGCCAGGGCATCGGTTACAACCACGGCCGCTGGTTCGATTTCTATGCGGCGAACCTGTATCGCGTCGATGGCAAACACTGGCTGGCCGCGTGGCGCGCACGCACGTTGCAGCGGCTGCGGGCCTGGGGTTTCAACACCATCGGCAACTGGAGCGACGACGCGCTGGGCCAGGCGCACCGGCTGCCGTATACGCGCTCGATCAACATCGCCGGCGACTACGCCAACGTCGCCAGCGGCTACGACTACTGGGGTCGCATGCCCGATCCGTTCGACCCGCGTTTCGCGCGGGCCGCCGAGCAGGCAGTGACCAAGGCGAGCGCCGGCGTGCGCGACGATCCCTGGCTGCTCGGCTACTTCGCCGACAACGAACTGGCCTGGGCCGGCACCGGCCCGCAAGGCCGCTGGGGTCTGGCGCTGGGCACGCTGGCCGGCGACACGAAGAGCCCGGCCAAGCAGGCCTTCATCGCGCTTCTGCGCCAGCAGTACGCGGCGCCGGAAACACTGGCCGCGGCGTGGGGCATCGCACTCACCTCATGGGATGCGCTGAACGTCACCGGCTTCGCTGCGCCCGCGCCGAACGAAGCGCACCCGGCGATCGCCCGCGACTACAGCGCCTGGCTGCGGCGCTACGCCGACACCTATTTCCGCACCGTGGCCGAAGCCATCCGCCGCCACGACCCGCACCACCTGTTCCTCGGCGGCCGCTTCGCCGTGAATACCCCCGAAGCCGTCGCCGCCTGCGCCGAGTACTGCGACGTGGTTAGCTTCAACGTCTACGCCGACCTGCCCCAGCACGGCTTCGACGCCACCGCGATGCACGCGCTGGACAAACCGGTGCTGATCAGCGAATTCCACTTCGGTTCGGACGACCGCGGCCCGTTCGGCAAGGGCGTGGTTTCAGTGTGGAACGAACAGCAGCGTGGCGAGGCCTACGCAAAGTTCATCGCCGCCGCGGCAAGCGATCCGAACATCGTCGGCGCGCATTGGTTCCAGTACACCGACCAGCCGGTGACCGGCCGCCTGCTCGATGGCGAGAACAGCCATATCGGATTGGTGGGGATTACGGATATTCCGTTTGGTGGTTTTGTCGAGGCTGTGCGTGATGCGAACTTGCGCGTCAGAAGTCAGTGA
- a CDS encoding c-type cytochrome gives MRILLPAALCLLAVLPIRAQTPTPPTRLGLCAACHGASGHASMPGVPHLAGQRLDYLRDALKQYRDGRRNIPVMRAAIGPVSDAELDALARWYSVQSPQPQGQP, from the coding sequence ATGCGAATCCTATTGCCCGCGGCGCTCTGCCTGCTCGCCGTCCTCCCGATCCGTGCGCAGACCCCAACCCCGCCGACCCGGCTGGGCCTGTGCGCCGCCTGCCACGGGGCCAGCGGCCACGCCAGCATGCCCGGCGTGCCGCACCTGGCCGGCCAGCGGCTGGACTACCTGCGCGACGCGCTGAAACAGTATCGCGACGGCCGGCGCAACATCCCGGTGATGCGCGCCGCGATCGGCCCGGTCAGCGACGCCGAACTCGACGCGCTGGCGCGCTGGTACAGCGTGCAGTCGCCGCAGCCGCAGGGGCAGCCATGA
- the gltS gene encoding sodium/glutamate symporter has product MIQLQLDAVETLAFGGVVLFAGYALCRLIPVLGRYNIPEPVVGGLVMALIALVAYRFDTTLVAFDTSLQQPLMVAFFTTVGVNASLALLRVSGRQVMVFLALASVFAVLQNLLGISVASAFGLHPLFGVLAGSTTLTGGPATGLAFAPLFEQAGVAGAESIAISSAMAGIICGGVIGGPVITLLIRRFKLRPESGVAGVSGGGAATLQAEEPQDDAGREFAALKSIVIILIAMWAGSWVGQGFAALGLTLPAYIGAMLVGALIRNIDDYTGWIGLSVRSTDVIGNVALAMFLAVALMNLRLWELAGLALPLMVNLALQIVLVVLFCIPVFRLMGRDYDAAVMGGGFIGFMLGTTANAMAVMRTLVERYGAAPRAFLVAPLVGAFFIDFTNALIITGFLNLWE; this is encoded by the coding sequence ATGATCCAACTGCAACTGGATGCCGTGGAAACCCTGGCCTTCGGCGGCGTGGTGCTGTTCGCTGGTTACGCCTTGTGCCGGCTGATCCCCGTGCTGGGCCGCTACAACATTCCCGAGCCGGTGGTCGGTGGCCTGGTGATGGCCTTGATCGCGCTGGTGGCGTATCGCTTCGATACCACCCTGGTCGCGTTCGACACCAGTTTGCAGCAACCGCTGATGGTGGCGTTCTTCACCACGGTGGGCGTCAATGCCAGCCTGGCGCTGTTGCGCGTCAGCGGCCGCCAGGTGATGGTTTTTCTGGCGCTGGCCAGCGTATTCGCGGTACTGCAGAACCTGCTGGGCATCAGCGTTGCGAGCGCGTTCGGCCTGCATCCGCTGTTCGGCGTGCTGGCCGGTTCCACCACGCTGACCGGCGGCCCGGCGACCGGGCTGGCGTTTGCGCCGCTGTTCGAGCAGGCCGGTGTGGCGGGCGCGGAGTCGATCGCGATCAGCTCGGCGATGGCCGGCATCATCTGCGGCGGCGTGATCGGCGGCCCGGTGATCACCCTGCTGATCCGGCGCTTCAAACTTCGCCCCGAAAGCGGTGTCGCGGGCGTGTCCGGTGGTGGGGCTGCCACGTTGCAGGCCGAGGAACCGCAAGACGACGCCGGGCGCGAGTTCGCCGCGCTCAAGAGCATCGTGATCATCCTGATCGCGATGTGGGCCGGCTCCTGGGTCGGGCAGGGTTTCGCGGCGCTGGGGCTGACCCTGCCGGCGTACATCGGCGCGATGCTGGTGGGCGCGCTGATCCGCAATATCGACGACTACACCGGCTGGATCGGCTTGTCCGTGCGCAGCACCGACGTGATCGGCAATGTCGCCCTGGCGATGTTCCTTGCGGTGGCGCTGATGAACCTGCGCCTGTGGGAACTCGCGGGTCTGGCGCTGCCGCTGATGGTCAATCTCGCCCTGCAGATCGTGCTGGTGGTGCTGTTCTGCATCCCGGTGTTTCGCCTGATGGGCCGCGACTATGATGCGGCGGTCATGGGCGGCGGTTTCATCGGCTTCATGCTGGGCACCACCGCCAATGCGATGGCGGTGATGCGCACGCTGGTGGAGCGCTACGGCGCGGCGCCGCGGGCGTTCCTGGTGGCACCGCTGGTCGGCGCGTTCTTCATCGATTTCACCAATGCGCTGATCATCACCGGGTTCCTGAATCTCTGGGAATGA
- a CDS encoding phosphoribosylaminoimidazolesuccinocarboxamide synthase: MPTTLPQSNLPGLELIHRGKVRDVYALSDDRLLMVATDRLSAFDVVMPNPIPGKGEMLTQISNFWFGKTAHLVPNHLLDVPLAEVLPPGTDLKLYEKRAVVTRRLKPVPVEAIARGYLIGSGWKDYQATGSLCGIALPAGLKQAQQLPAPIFTPSTKAAVGDHDQNVSFDAVVDAVGADLANQVRDATLAIYQWAAAYAAERGIIIADTKFEFGTDANGKLYVMDEMLTPDSSRFWPADEYRTGISPPSYDKQFVRDWLETQDWNKTAPGPVIPDEVIARTAAKYAEALQRLAGIRLD, translated from the coding sequence GTGCCCACCACCCTGCCGCAATCGAACCTGCCCGGCCTTGAGCTGATCCATCGCGGCAAGGTGCGCGATGTCTACGCGTTGTCCGACGATCGGCTGCTGATGGTGGCCACCGACAGGCTGTCGGCGTTCGACGTGGTGATGCCCAACCCGATCCCCGGCAAGGGCGAGATGCTCACCCAGATCTCCAATTTCTGGTTTGGCAAGACCGCGCACCTGGTACCGAACCACCTGCTCGACGTGCCGCTGGCCGAGGTGCTGCCGCCCGGCACCGACCTCAAGCTGTACGAGAAGCGCGCGGTGGTGACGCGGCGGCTGAAGCCGGTGCCGGTGGAGGCGATCGCGCGCGGCTATCTGATCGGCTCCGGCTGGAAGGATTACCAGGCGACCGGCTCGCTGTGCGGCATCGCCTTGCCCGCCGGCCTCAAGCAGGCGCAGCAGCTGCCCGCACCGATCTTCACGCCGTCGACCAAGGCCGCGGTGGGCGACCACGACCAGAACGTCAGCTTCGACGCGGTGGTGGACGCGGTCGGCGCCGACCTGGCCAACCAGGTGCGCGACGCCACGCTGGCGATCTACCAGTGGGCGGCCGCCTATGCGGCCGAACGCGGCATCATCATCGCCGACACCAAGTTCGAATTCGGCACCGACGCCAACGGCAAGCTGTACGTGATGGACGAGATGCTGACACCGGACTCCTCGCGCTTCTGGCCGGCCGACGAATACCGCACTGGGATCAGCCCGCCCAGCTACGACAAGCAGTTCGTGCGCGACTGGCTGGAGACGCAGGACTGGAACAAGACCGCGCCTGGCCCGGTGATTCCGGACGAGGTGATCGCCCGCACCGCCGCCAAGTACGCCGAGGCCTTGCAGCGGCTGGCCGGTATCCGGCTCGACTGA
- the djlA gene encoding co-chaperone DjlA, giving the protein MSFTYTLWFAFFGLLIGHMPGAITGAVLGFIFDNMRYSQRKRATPEAGGFVGPLFTLLGAVAKSDGRVSEQEIAIAERLMTRMSLDVEQRKQAVASFNVGKQPEFDVTQTITALRNWVGLRRDHGFPVLDVVIETVLAEGNPPPEKMAILRQLAFALRISDMELMALMAMKGYAWNAAAGGSRGYGHAYGTGGGYVPPQRAPQGPDPYAVLGIDRNADDRAVKRAYRKLISEHHPDRLGDLPEDMRKRAESRASEINAAYDRIKEARGFK; this is encoded by the coding sequence ATGAGTTTTACCTACACGTTGTGGTTCGCGTTCTTCGGCCTGCTCATCGGCCACATGCCCGGTGCCATCACCGGCGCGGTGCTGGGCTTCATTTTCGACAACATGCGCTACAGCCAGCGCAAGCGCGCCACGCCGGAAGCCGGCGGCTTCGTCGGTCCGCTGTTCACCTTGCTCGGTGCGGTGGCGAAGTCCGATGGCCGCGTGTCGGAGCAGGAGATCGCGATCGCCGAACGCCTGATGACGCGGATGAGCCTGGATGTCGAGCAGCGCAAGCAGGCGGTGGCCAGCTTCAACGTCGGCAAGCAGCCGGAATTCGACGTCACCCAGACCATCACCGCACTGCGCAACTGGGTCGGCCTGCGCCGCGACCATGGGTTCCCGGTGCTCGACGTGGTGATCGAGACCGTGCTGGCCGAGGGCAACCCGCCGCCGGAGAAGATGGCGATCCTGCGCCAGCTGGCGTTCGCGCTGCGGATCAGCGACATGGAGCTGATGGCGCTGATGGCGATGAAGGGCTACGCCTGGAACGCCGCTGCCGGCGGGTCGCGCGGTTATGGCCACGCTTACGGCACCGGCGGCGGCTATGTGCCGCCGCAGCGCGCGCCGCAGGGGCCGGACCCGTACGCGGTGCTCGGCATCGACCGCAACGCCGACGACCGCGCGGTGAAGCGCGCCTATCGCAAGCTGATCTCCGAACACCACCCCGATCGCCTCGGCGACCTGCCCGAAGACATGCGCAAGCGCGCCGAGTCGCGCGCCAGCGAGATCAACGCCGCGTACGACCGGATCAAGGAAGCACGCGGCTTCAAATAG
- a CDS encoding FAD-dependent oxidoreductase encodes MTTTIDPVPATFVPDERTMDVTVLGAGVVGVATAYAAARRGLSVRLVDRASGPALGTSFANGAQLSYVYTDALGSPALWKHLPQLLLGLDPVFRMHWLFDPDSLKWGLAFLRNTTASRFRENTLAVLELAMESKSAMDALLQRHRIEFSHSAPGKMHLYHDAGALRRAEAIAAIKQRHGVVQQVLSPREAAAVEPALEGVTGLVGVMHSPQEEVGDPHRFCVELLRVLRERYGVQACFETDIDDLVREPDAITLATRDGRRLRSRQLVVCAGVESTRLAHRLGIRMPLMPMKGYSFTTRCGPHTPVTSITDTTRKLVFCRLGDQLRVAGLAELGVRDIAVDPERSDLLVALARESLPAAANYDAIESRWAGLRPMTPSSMPIMRQVQDGIVFNVGHGMLGWTLAMGAGERAAALLAQR; translated from the coding sequence GTGACGACGACGATCGATCCGGTGCCGGCGACGTTCGTGCCCGACGAGCGCACGATGGATGTCACCGTGCTGGGTGCGGGCGTGGTCGGCGTGGCCACCGCCTACGCGGCGGCGCGCCGCGGCCTGTCGGTACGCCTGGTCGATCGCGCGAGCGGTCCTGCACTGGGCACCTCGTTCGCCAACGGCGCGCAGCTGAGCTATGTCTACACCGACGCGCTGGGCAGCCCGGCGCTGTGGAAACACTTGCCGCAGCTTTTGCTGGGACTCGACCCGGTGTTCCGCATGCATTGGCTGTTCGATCCGGATTCGCTGAAGTGGGGGCTGGCGTTTCTGCGCAACACGACGGCATCGCGCTTTCGCGAGAACACCCTGGCCGTGCTCGAGCTGGCGATGGAATCGAAGTCGGCGATGGACGCGCTGCTGCAGCGGCATCGCATCGAGTTCAGCCATTCGGCGCCCGGCAAGATGCACCTGTACCACGACGCCGGCGCGCTGCGCCGGGCGGAGGCGATCGCCGCCATCAAGCAGCGGCATGGCGTGGTGCAGCAGGTGCTGTCGCCGCGCGAGGCGGCGGCGGTCGAGCCGGCGCTGGAAGGCGTCACGGGCCTGGTCGGGGTGATGCATTCGCCGCAGGAGGAAGTGGGCGATCCGCATCGCTTCTGCGTCGAGCTGCTGCGCGTGCTGCGCGAGCGTTACGGCGTGCAAGCGTGTTTCGAAACCGATATCGATGATCTTGTGCGCGAGCCGGATGCGATCACGCTCGCCACCCGCGACGGCCGCCGGTTGCGCTCGCGGCAGCTGGTGGTGTGCGCAGGAGTGGAGTCGACGCGGCTGGCGCACAGGCTGGGTATCCGCATGCCGCTGATGCCGATGAAGGGATATTCCTTCACCACCCGCTGCGGTCCGCACACGCCGGTCACCAGCATCACCGACACCACGCGCAAGCTGGTGTTCTGCCGCCTCGGCGACCAGCTGCGGGTGGCCGGCCTGGCCGAACTGGGCGTGCGCGATATCGCGGTGGATCCCGAGCGCAGCGACCTGCTGGTGGCCCTGGCGCGCGAATCGCTGCCCGCCGCCGCGAACTATGACGCCATCGAAAGCCGCTGGGCCGGGTTGCGCCCGATGACACCGTCATCGATGCCGATCATGCGCCAGGTGCAGGACGGCATCGTGTTCAACGTCGGCCATGGCATGCTGGGGTGGACGCTCGCCATGGGCGCGGGCGAGCGGGCTGCCGCGCTGCTGGCGCAGCGCTGA
- a CDS encoding cold shock and DUF1294 domain-containing protein: protein MRYVGRITDWNDDKGFGFVTPNGGGDRAFVHIKAFERPSPRPVSGQLISYEPRKDGRGRFNAAAIRLVTPQQEKRISRRSGWPRKAIATLFLVALVIGWFLSRIPTIILLIYGAMSVLTFAMYGIDKSAAVNNRWRTQESTLHFAGLLGGWPGALFAQDVFHHKSRKAEFQFVFWVTATLNCVALAWLLADGKATAINHAMFETMMGG, encoded by the coding sequence ATGCGATACGTTGGGCGTATTACCGACTGGAATGACGATAAGGGCTTTGGCTTCGTGACACCCAACGGTGGTGGCGATCGAGCCTTTGTCCACATCAAGGCGTTTGAGCGCCCATCACCGCGTCCAGTCTCGGGCCAACTCATTTCCTACGAGCCGCGAAAGGATGGGCGAGGCCGCTTCAATGCCGCAGCCATTCGACTCGTCACTCCGCAACAAGAAAAGCGCATCAGCCGGCGCAGCGGCTGGCCGAGAAAGGCCATTGCTACATTATTTCTCGTAGCATTGGTGATCGGCTGGTTTCTCTCCAGGATCCCGACAATCATCCTGCTTATCTATGGCGCAATGAGTGTCCTCACCTTTGCCATGTATGGCATCGATAAGTCTGCTGCTGTAAACAACCGCTGGCGCACTCAGGAAAGCACGCTGCACTTTGCCGGGCTTTTGGGTGGATGGCCCGGCGCCTTGTTCGCACAAGATGTCTTTCACCACAAATCCAGAAAGGCTGAATTCCAGTTCGTCTTCTGGGTTACCGCCACACTGAACTGCGTGGCGCTCGCGTGGTTGCTTGCAGATGGCAAGGCCACCGCCATCAATCACGCCATGTTTGAAACCATGATGGGCGGCTGA